In the genome of Deltaproteobacteria bacterium, the window ATGCCGAATATAACTACGTCGTATCTATATTTTTTCAAAATAGCTCCCAACTAATTTATTACCACCATGGTTTGGTTATATCAAAGGAATCTGTAATATATCTTGTCCCTGTTCCAATCGCATTGTTCATAGTATTCGGTGGACTTGTCATAACAAATCCGCCAACAAACTCGCCTGCTTTCTGTACTGATTGTGGATTCATCAGAATAGCCGTCGTCACTATAGGCCCCGCCGCCACGGCAGCATTGATCGCCCCAAATCCCCCAATTTCCGCCGCACCGATCGCGCCGATCTTTCCAAAAGCTTGGTTTACATCGTTGACATTTTTCCCTCTTCCAGCTTGTCCGCAAGGGTCCATCCCTTTCTGATTCCACCAATCCGCGAACGCGGCGCCATACTTGGAGCCGATATACACCACTCCAATTGCGCCTCCTTTTGCCAACGCAAAATAAACCACCGGCGCGAACAACACTGCCTCTCCATCGGGATCCACGAAGTTCACGGGATCGTTGAACGCGTACCCGAACAGGTTCCCCTGCCCGCCCTCGAACAGGATCGGATCTCTCGCCGTCCACCTCCCCGTTCCCGGCTCGTAGTCGCGGAACCCGAACCTCACCAACCCTGTCGCACTTTCCGCGATCCCGCACGCGAACCCAACGGGGAGGTCGAAGGACGGGTTGGTACCGGAGAACAGAACCGCCCGCCGCACTTCCGTCGTATGCACGGGTGTTTTCCTTAATGCGGTCGGCGGCTTCACAGGTCTTTGAGCCCGACGAGGGGCGGACCGGAGGGGTCGAAGACCCCTGATGCGGTTTTCGAAAGTGCGGTACGGTCGCGCGGAGGAGCTTCTTTCTTTAGCTGCCCCGGTCTGCATAGAAGGGATCGTATCAAGAGCAGGCAGCTAAAGGAAGAAGAGGGACGAGGCAAGAACGACGCGTTTGTCGGCGACGGACGCGCGCGCCCGGGCTCCACGCGCGCCCGTCGATGATTCCGTCAGGCGTTCGCCGCAGACACCGCTTTTTTCCGCCGAGCGGATTTCCGAAGCACGGATCGGCGGGCCGGGACTGGCTCCGCGATCCGATCGATCACCACCGGGGGACGGTGGGGGAACCGGGCGACCAAGTCAAGCTCTCCGCCCATCGCCTGGACGTAACGCTTCAAGGTCGAGATCAACATGTCGCTCCTCTGTTCGAGGCGCGATATGGTGTCCTGACCAACACCGAGAGAGGATGCGAGCTCCTCCTGTGTCCGTTCCACGGCCTGGCGCAGGTCCTTTAAGGTTGCGAGTTCCGCCGCCCGGCGCTCGACCTTCTCCCGGCGCTTCCGGGGCAGCTTCGCGAGTACCTGTTCAAGATTTCTTGCCACGGCCTGTCTCCTTTCCTTTCCGACTCTTCCTTTCGGCGCTTAAGTGTGTCAGATGCCTCCCGAACCG includes:
- a CDS encoding RHS repeat-associated core domain-containing protein, whose amino-acid sequence is MQTGAAKERSSSARPYRTFENRIRGLRPLRSAPRRAQRPVKPPTALRKTPVHTTEVRRAVLFSGTNPSFDLPVGFACGIAESATGLVRFGFRDYEPGTGRWTARDPILFEGGQGNLFGYAFNDPVNFVDPDGEAVLFAPVVYFALAKGGAIGVVYIGSKYGAAFADWWNQKGMDPCGQAGRGKNVNDVNQAFGKIGAIGAAEIGGFGAINAAVAAGPIVTTAILMNPQSVQKAGEFVGGFVMTSPPNTMNNAIGTGTRYITDSFDITKPWW
- a CDS encoding helix-turn-helix transcriptional regulator; protein product: MARNLEQVLAKLPRKRREKVERRAAELATLKDLRQAVERTQEELASSLGVGQDTISRLEQRSDMLISTLKRYVQAMGGELDLVARFPHRPPVVIDRIAEPVPARRSVLRKSARRKKAVSAANA